The following nucleotide sequence is from Candidatus Neomarinimicrobiota bacterium.
AGAAATTTGTTTGGCGACTTCTGATCATGAGTATTCTGGTATCTACCACCTATGCTCAGATAAGATCCATCTCCGGCACCATTCGTGATACTGTAACTTTAGAACCATTACCCTACGCCAACCTGATGATCAAAGGGACCTATTTGGGGGGTACATCCAATGTGGATGGCTATTTCTATCTCAGCGGCCTGGATCATGACAGTCTTGAGGTCGTCTGTTCCTACATAGGCTACATTACCTATAATCAAAAATTTCGCTTTGAAGATGAAACGCACATAATCATTCCCATCGCCATGCGGTCACAGATATTGGGTGGTGAGGAAGTTTTGGTGGAAGATTCGTTGCTGATTACACCTGAGTTCAAGATCAGCGCCCAAATTCCCATTCTGGATCAACTTGTGCCGATCGACTTGAAAGATGATGAGGATCTGGGGTCAGAATCATTTTCGTATGAACTATCTGCGCCCATTCAGTGGTTGCATCCTACTGGTGAATTCACCCATTACATAATTGATGGGGTTCCAGTAGAAAACAGCAGGCATCTGTACAATGTCTATCCCGCTTTTAATCTGGATGCCGTCAAGCACATAGAAAACCATTCCGCAGGAAATATCAGGCAGCCCTGCACGGAACACGTGGGTGCGACCGAATTGATCTATCGTGAAGGAAACCGCTCTGAAACAGATGTTCGAGCCATCCTGGGTCTGGTAGAGAGCGGGCTAACAACCTCTGGTCCTCACCCGGCTGGTGGTTCCTGGTATTTTTCAGGTCGCAGGGTTGATTTTGACGCTATTTATTCTCTCAGCGCTACCCAGACAGACAGTGTTTACCGTCGTTTCAGGCCGGATTATTATTTCTATGATCTTAATG
It contains:
- a CDS encoding carboxypeptidase-like regulatory domain-containing protein; translated protein: MNIIKKFVWRLLIMSILVSTTYAQIRSISGTIRDTVTLEPLPYANLMIKGTYLGGTSNVDGYFYLSGLDHDSLEVVCSYIGYITYNQKFRFEDETHIIIPIAMRSQILGGEEVLVEDSLLITPEFKISAQIPILDQLVPIDLKDDEDLGSESFSYELSAPIQWLHPTGEFTHYIIDGVPVENSRHLYNVYPAFNLDAVKHIENHSAGNIRQPCTEHVGATELIYREGNRSETDVRAILGLVESGLTTSGPHPAGGSWYFSGRRVDFDAIYSLSATQTDSVYRRFRPDYYFYDLNGKITFDVSQDTKISGNMYLTFDKLHWLGDQGRSAHSSWYNGFMSARIQHRFNPRMLTQTHLFRKTYHSFL